The Fibrobacter sp. UBA4297 genome includes a window with the following:
- a CDS encoding glycosyltransferase, whose amino-acid sequence MKICITLATYNGEKYLAQMLDSLVAQTRPADVIIAVDDGSKDSTCEILERYKDKLPLEITKFEKNRGHRAAFSTALEKAAALLEDDDLIFLADQDDIWLPNKLEVMNQKIGDSSMTFGDAEIIDGDGVVTESSWRKKAEIVEQLSQQALLTGYTNVTGCMVAFKAGLLKTALPIPQDVPVHDQWITLCATVENGYRAIADKVIQYRIHGNNAIGEGNKTWSEKLQTNVQWAKAVKGSNLFEKLPDESRRFLDKFIQFLELRFSHAFLSPLWFPWIVRNAHKIYPQVHSAPQMIARILFSFVGVSTAKKLFHKK is encoded by the coding sequence ATGAAAATTTGCATCACACTCGCAACTTATAACGGAGAAAAGTATCTTGCGCAGATGCTTGATTCTTTGGTTGCGCAGACGAGACCGGCCGATGTTATAATTGCAGTGGATGATGGTTCCAAAGATTCTACATGTGAAATTTTGGAACGTTACAAGGATAAGCTCCCGCTAGAAATCACCAAGTTTGAAAAGAACAGAGGGCATCGTGCCGCATTCTCGACGGCGTTAGAGAAAGCCGCTGCCCTACTCGAAGATGACGATTTGATTTTCCTTGCCGACCAAGATGACATTTGGCTCCCGAATAAATTAGAAGTTATGAACCAGAAGATTGGCGACAGTTCCATGACTTTTGGCGATGCCGAAATTATCGATGGAGACGGAGTCGTCACAGAATCATCGTGGCGAAAGAAAGCCGAAATTGTCGAGCAACTGAGCCAGCAAGCACTCCTCACCGGCTACACAAACGTCACCGGATGCATGGTTGCGTTCAAAGCCGGGCTATTGAAGACAGCGCTCCCGATTCCGCAAGACGTGCCTGTACACGATCAATGGATTACACTTTGCGCCACTGTAGAAAACGGCTACCGCGCTATCGCAGATAAAGTTATCCAATATCGCATTCATGGCAACAACGCCATCGGCGAAGGCAACAAAACTTGGAGTGAAAAGCTCCAAACGAACGTGCAATGGGCAAAGGCAGTCAAAGGCTCGAACCTTTTCGAGAAACTACCAGACGAAAGCCGCCGATTCTTGGACAAGTTCATTCAGTTCTTGGAATTGCGCTTTAGCCATGCGTTTTTATCGCCTCTATGGTTCCCATGGATTGTCCGTAATGCACACAAAATCTACCCGCAGGTTCACAGCGCCCCCCAAATGATAGCACGAATTCTATTTTCATTCGTGGGCGTTTCGACCGCCAAAAAATTATTCCATAAGAAATAA
- a CDS encoding HAD-IIA family hydrolase, with the protein MPDRIQSDSCAVPRHVYMADLLERYDAFCFDGYGTLYNRGSFVYPGAMEWFKMLRRAGKHLRLVTNAASDVDEVLARDADKRGFVFSTEETISSGSLLPNLVGRLRRGEYVDGTAALSSAAAKQLELREVYYIGRETGKHVLEACGITAVAMDAEPAEPIVAISSAKDTPETYARAVKILQRPGAILLVLNSDAWAPKIPDENGVTVREPVSGALSERLRRDSMCYANGGEGCATYYLGKPFPAIWERVKSSLPAGSRVLMIGDTLGTDVYGAKIAGFDSALVVGRNVPAAELEADEKALGIRPDYYLEP; encoded by the coding sequence TTGCCCGATAGGATCCAGAGCGATTCCTGTGCAGTCCCTCGCCATGTTTACATGGCAGATTTGCTGGAACGTTACGATGCGTTTTGTTTTGACGGATACGGCACGCTTTACAATCGCGGAAGTTTTGTTTACCCTGGTGCGATGGAATGGTTCAAAATGCTTCGCCGTGCAGGTAAACATTTGCGCCTTGTGACAAACGCAGCCTCCGATGTCGATGAAGTTTTGGCTCGTGATGCGGACAAGCGTGGTTTTGTTTTTTCAACGGAAGAGACTATTTCATCGGGGAGCTTGTTGCCGAATCTCGTGGGACGCTTGCGTCGTGGTGAATATGTAGATGGAACTGCCGCGCTTTCTAGCGCTGCCGCGAAACAGCTTGAATTGCGCGAGGTCTATTACATTGGCCGTGAAACGGGCAAGCATGTTTTGGAAGCTTGTGGGATAACAGCCGTTGCGATGGATGCAGAACCTGCCGAGCCGATTGTCGCTATTTCGTCTGCAAAAGACACGCCCGAAACGTATGCGCGTGCGGTCAAAATTTTACAACGTCCGGGTGCGATACTTCTCGTGCTCAATTCAGATGCCTGGGCTCCCAAAATTCCCGATGAAAATGGTGTGACTGTTCGCGAACCCGTTTCTGGAGCTCTTTCCGAACGCTTGCGTCGTGATTCTATGTGCTATGCCAATGGGGGAGAAGGCTGCGCCACTTATTATTTGGGGAAGCCTTTCCCTGCAATTTGGGAACGCGTCAAATCTTCGCTTCCGGCGGGCTCTCGCGTGCTGATGATTGGTGATACGCTTGGAACAGACGTGTATGGCGCAAAAATTGCGGGCTTTGATAGTGCGCTCGTTGTCGGTCGAAATGTTCCTGCCGCAGAATTAGAAGCTGACGAAAAGGCTCTCGGTATTCGCCCGGATTATTATTTGGAACCGTAA
- the nudC gene encoding NAD(+) diphosphatase has protein sequence MIHEITPHKLNNEFKTIEPKPTDYLIIFNGEQTLFKKAGEDVYEIPRVRDFPKCECHYLISIDGDAYFLCNSNLPEIPEGYEFRGNRTFRTLENHLERLGGATSAHIAKWESLNKFCGKCGCLMKRGNKERSMICPSCKNTVYPKISPVVIVAVRNGNELLMARNLDNPDKTRMYLISGFVEIGESLEQAVKREVLEEAGVRVKNIKYFGSQPWPFSESLISGYTAELDGDPTIHMQEAELACATWVKREDIPEYDTSVSISSCLIENFRSGYTIKE, from the coding sequence ATGATTCACGAAATTACACCGCACAAGCTGAATAACGAATTTAAGACCATTGAACCCAAGCCCACAGATTACTTGATTATTTTCAATGGCGAACAAACACTTTTCAAGAAAGCGGGTGAAGATGTTTACGAAATACCACGAGTGCGCGACTTCCCTAAATGTGAATGCCATTACTTGATTAGCATTGACGGTGACGCTTATTTCTTGTGCAATTCGAACTTGCCTGAAATTCCGGAAGGTTACGAGTTTCGTGGCAACCGCACATTCCGAACGCTCGAAAATCATTTGGAACGCCTCGGCGGTGCAACTTCCGCACACATCGCCAAGTGGGAAAGTTTGAACAAATTCTGTGGCAAGTGCGGATGTCTCATGAAGCGCGGCAACAAAGAACGTTCCATGATTTGCCCAAGCTGCAAGAACACGGTCTACCCCAAGATTTCACCGGTCGTTATCGTTGCAGTTCGCAACGGCAACGAGCTTTTGATGGCCCGCAATTTGGACAATCCAGACAAAACGCGCATGTACCTCATTTCGGGATTTGTGGAAATCGGCGAATCGCTTGAACAGGCGGTCAAGCGCGAAGTCCTTGAAGAAGCAGGCGTCCGCGTCAAGAACATCAAGTACTTCGGTAGCCAGCCGTGGCCGTTCTCGGAATCGCTCATCTCGGGCTACACAGCAGAACTCGACGGCGACCCGACCATCCACATGCAAGAGGCAGAACTCGCCTGCGCCACTTGGGTCAAGCGCGAGGACATTCCCGAATACGATACGAGCGTAAGCATCAGCAGTTGTCTCATCGAGAACTTCCGTTCGGGATATACGATTAAGGAATAA
- a CDS encoding aspartoacylase, producing the protein MSKINTIVVAGGTHGNERTGVSLVEKWKAHPECYNTLCKSAKVDIVLANPEAVRLNRRYRDHDLNRAFSQTCLDVAVEPVQYEFRRARELNKIYGPKGENTRTDLILDVHNTGSNMGYCLILSTRDPFTMKASAVLTQEFEDAWIYYQPEERCASPYFGTVAKADVCIEIGPQQHGTLNAAIFERSEKLVKRYLELAEEWNRGELQKRAPIKVEVYTQLRDLGYPKPQGGGAIQAMIHPELDGHDYRELRQGDKLFRTFDGKDILFEGEPDGCSVYPIFINEPAYYEKDIAMSLTVKTVEEW; encoded by the coding sequence ATGAGTAAAATCAACACAATAGTCGTTGCGGGTGGAACGCATGGCAACGAACGCACGGGCGTGAGCCTGGTCGAAAAGTGGAAGGCTCATCCTGAATGTTATAATACGCTTTGTAAATCGGCAAAAGTTGATATAGTGCTTGCGAATCCGGAGGCCGTGCGCCTCAATCGCCGTTATCGCGACCATGACTTGAATCGCGCGTTTTCGCAGACATGCCTGGATGTGGCGGTAGAACCAGTGCAGTATGAATTTCGCCGTGCTCGTGAACTCAATAAGATTTATGGGCCCAAGGGCGAAAATACGCGCACCGACTTGATTTTGGATGTGCATAACACGGGTTCGAACATGGGCTATTGCCTAATCCTTTCGACTCGTGATCCGTTCACGATGAAGGCTTCGGCAGTGCTCACGCAAGAATTTGAAGACGCCTGGATTTATTACCAGCCCGAAGAACGCTGCGCTTCGCCGTATTTTGGAACGGTCGCCAAGGCCGATGTGTGCATTGAAATTGGCCCGCAACAGCATGGAACGCTGAACGCCGCCATTTTTGAACGCTCCGAAAAGCTCGTGAAACGTTATCTGGAACTTGCGGAAGAATGGAACCGTGGTGAGTTGCAAAAGCGTGCGCCGATTAAGGTCGAAGTTTATACGCAATTACGAGACTTGGGCTATCCGAAACCACAGGGCGGTGGAGCCATACAGGCGATGATCCACCCGGAATTGGACGGTCACGATTACCGCGAACTCAGACAAGGCGACAAGCTTTTCCGTACGTTCGATGGCAAGGACATCTTGTTCGAAGGCGAACCGGATGGCTGTAGCGTCTATCCGATTTTCATCAACGAACCTGCGTACTACGAGAAAGACATCGCCATGAGCCTCACCGTGAAAACCGTGGAAGAGTGGTAG
- a CDS encoding efflux RND transporter permease subunit → MNTKKSFAEKFSQWYIPLICRHKYAALAFYFFLALLLAFPILVKPGLKLDADLSHLLPEDTPSVKALEESYERFGSTDRFMIAIQSESVELAAALQDSIQDYIHKNWQGDFVSTQVDNDNQFFKDNALLYLPVKHLEKIRDNLEDLQLEIGRKNGPLVVDLLGDGSDSTSTANGEAAPKKERVWFDANLPMELGLPEEAVSAFDAFFKKEAKVDTVSGKREWNPKAYLPDSLKNRLIGSPEPDSTGKILFNAVVNAKLIKPSTDYEFVTKILAKTDELLTYFRSKTYPVPTRFTVEGTYEGLKEVDEVANDSIFSFAISLVLIFLLTAFFFRSVKGPILVTGSVLYACLPTLAFTALFYGKLNPFTVFVASIILGIGIDYSIHILGNAQKLLNKYDSLEDVLEETQRKMLKPFILASFTTIAAFLTLLVAHFRGFYEFGIVASMGVLFSMMTSVLVLPVFVACMGGIPAAPQKSLLPDSWSEQRIFSFFKHAALIGFVLGAVALWFAPHVDFEHNLKNLRRVHTDKVIPAAEKKISTKVTRATNRAVTSTPAAVMGSKAEQLDKLYDTLMIRLHDEKDPLLGSFLTLKSFVPPADSQEKRLEVIEEIRDLVEARVFDKAEGDDSTNVSTLRKLAQVEKPFTAEDVPAWTLDLLREKDGSYGKIGFIYGDFPSWDAHALHRFQERYGNWNFDGERLRTFSSQFILSDVIESVKADSFNLASVIVLVIFLTLIVSFRKPSMFLAGGVSFGMGALLTLGLLGALTYFFEFGKISIYNVIVIPMTLGIGIDATIHFITSWCSKSNEGMNLRQLFDTTGRNVMASSTTTIAGFVGFLFTTHRGLQGIGHLACIGIFMFLVTSIIFSMYFCGSWLKKKDETK, encoded by the coding sequence ATGAATACGAAAAAGTCGTTTGCCGAAAAATTCTCACAGTGGTACATTCCGCTGATTTGCCGTCATAAATATGCGGCCTTAGCGTTTTATTTCTTCCTCGCTCTCCTCCTCGCGTTTCCGATTCTCGTGAAGCCAGGGCTAAAACTTGACGCTGACCTTTCGCACCTCTTGCCCGAAGATACGCCGAGTGTGAAGGCGCTCGAAGAATCGTACGAGCGTTTTGGCAGTACCGACCGTTTCATGATTGCCATCCAGAGCGAAAGCGTGGAACTTGCCGCGGCTTTGCAGGATTCCATTCAGGATTACATCCACAAAAATTGGCAGGGCGATTTCGTCTCGACGCAGGTGGATAACGATAACCAGTTCTTCAAGGACAATGCGCTTTTGTACCTCCCGGTCAAGCACCTTGAAAAGATTCGCGATAATCTCGAAGACTTGCAGCTTGAAATTGGGCGCAAAAATGGTCCGCTCGTTGTCGATTTGCTCGGCGATGGTTCGGATTCTACGAGCACGGCAAACGGTGAAGCGGCTCCGAAAAAAGAACGCGTCTGGTTCGATGCCAATTTGCCGATGGAACTCGGTCTTCCCGAAGAAGCTGTGAGCGCATTCGATGCATTCTTCAAGAAAGAAGCGAAAGTCGATACGGTTAGCGGTAAAAGGGAATGGAACCCGAAGGCTTATCTCCCGGATAGCTTGAAGAATCGTTTAATCGGCAGCCCGGAACCCGACAGTACAGGCAAAATTCTCTTTAACGCAGTTGTAAACGCAAAGTTGATTAAGCCCTCGACCGACTATGAATTTGTGACGAAAATTCTCGCAAAGACCGATGAGCTTTTAACATATTTCCGTAGCAAGACTTATCCCGTGCCGACTCGCTTTACAGTGGAAGGCACTTACGAAGGCTTAAAAGAAGTTGATGAAGTTGCAAATGACAGTATTTTCTCGTTCGCCATTAGCCTTGTCTTGATTTTCCTCTTGACTGCATTCTTCTTCAGGAGCGTCAAAGGCCCGATTCTCGTGACCGGCTCTGTGCTTTATGCTTGCCTCCCGACGCTTGCGTTTACCGCGCTTTTCTATGGCAAGCTGAATCCGTTTACGGTGTTTGTGGCATCGATTATTTTGGGTATTGGTATTGACTACTCGATTCACATTTTGGGCAATGCGCAAAAGCTTTTGAACAAGTACGATTCGCTCGAAGATGTTCTCGAAGAAACGCAGCGCAAGATGCTCAAGCCGTTTATCTTGGCAAGTTTCACGACGATTGCCGCGTTCCTCACGCTCTTGGTTGCTCATTTCCGCGGATTCTATGAATTTGGCATTGTGGCATCGATGGGTGTGCTCTTTAGTATGATGACATCTGTCCTCGTTTTGCCGGTCTTTGTCGCCTGCATGGGCGGTATCCCGGCGGCTCCGCAGAAGTCGCTCTTGCCGGATTCCTGGAGTGAACAGCGCATTTTCAGTTTCTTCAAGCATGCCGCTCTGATTGGCTTTGTGCTTGGCGCTGTGGCGCTCTGGTTTGCTCCGCATGTGGATTTTGAACACAACTTGAAGAACCTTCGCCGTGTGCATACGGATAAGGTAATTCCTGCGGCTGAAAAGAAAATTTCAACTAAGGTAACTCGCGCGACAAACCGTGCCGTGACCTCGACACCTGCGGCGGTAATGGGTTCCAAGGCCGAACAGCTTGACAAACTTTACGATACGTTGATGATTCGACTCCATGACGAGAAAGATCCGCTCTTAGGCAGTTTCCTTACGCTCAAGAGCTTTGTGCCGCCTGCAGATTCTCAGGAAAAGCGCCTTGAAGTCATTGAAGAAATTCGCGACCTTGTGGAAGCTCGTGTCTTTGACAAGGCCGAAGGTGATGACTCGACGAACGTCTCGACGCTCCGCAAATTGGCTCAAGTCGAAAAGCCGTTTACTGCCGAAGATGTGCCTGCCTGGACGCTTGACTTGCTCCGTGAAAAGGATGGCTCTTACGGTAAGATTGGCTTTATTTATGGTGACTTCCCGAGCTGGGATGCCCATGCGTTGCACCGCTTCCAGGAACGCTATGGCAACTGGAACTTTGATGGCGAACGCTTGCGCACATTCTCGTCGCAGTTCATCCTTTCGGACGTGATTGAATCGGTGAAGGCGGATAGCTTTAACTTGGCTTCGGTCATTGTGCTTGTCATTTTCCTCACGTTGATTGTTTCGTTCCGCAAGCCTTCGATGTTCTTGGCGGGTGGCGTCTCGTTTGGCATGGGGGCGCTCCTCACGCTTGGCCTCCTGGGCGCTCTGACGTACTTCTTTGAATTTGGAAAAATCAGCATCTACAACGTGATTGTGATTCCGATGACGCTGGGTATTGGCATTGATGCGACAATCCACTTTATTACGTCTTGGTGCTCGAAATCCAATGAAGGGATGAACCTTCGCCAGCTTTTTGATACGACGGGCCGTAATGTAATGGCGAGCTCAACGACGACGATTGCTGGCTTTGTGGGCTTCCTCTTTACAACGCATCGCGGCTTGCAGGGCATTGGTCACCTCGCTTGTATTGGAATTTTCATGTTCCTTGTGACAAGTATAATTTTCTCGATGTATTTTTGCGGCTCCTGGCTTAAGAAAAAGGATGAAACGAAATAA
- a CDS encoding queuosine precursor transporter, producing the protein MQNELLMIASIFVFFGGLVAFFRFFGKQGIFAWTVIATIAANIEVLILVHAFGLDTTLGNVIFASSFLATDMMSEIFGKKEASRCVKIGILANVTFILISQSWFLYIPAAGDTMAEPIRTVFSNTPRVMLASLFAYAICEMFDVWAYHAWWKWSEKQFGDKKGYLWLRNNGSTLLSQLINVVVFNLLAFAGVFPWNTIGEILIFGYGIFIVTSLMDTPFVYLARHISEKHPELLKE; encoded by the coding sequence GTGCAAAACGAACTCCTTATGATAGCCTCCATTTTCGTGTTCTTTGGAGGTCTCGTCGCTTTCTTCCGCTTCTTCGGCAAGCAGGGCATTTTTGCCTGGACCGTCATTGCAACGATTGCTGCAAATATCGAAGTCTTGATTCTCGTGCACGCTTTTGGGCTCGACACCACACTCGGTAATGTCATCTTTGCTTCTTCGTTCCTCGCAACGGACATGATGAGCGAAATCTTTGGCAAAAAAGAGGCCAGCCGCTGCGTAAAAATCGGCATCCTTGCGAATGTGACGTTTATTCTCATTTCGCAGAGCTGGTTCTTGTACATCCCTGCTGCAGGCGATACGATGGCGGAACCGATTCGTACGGTGTTTTCGAATACACCTCGCGTGATGCTTGCGAGTTTGTTCGCATACGCAATTTGCGAAATGTTCGACGTTTGGGCGTATCACGCTTGGTGGAAATGGTCCGAAAAGCAGTTTGGCGACAAAAAAGGTTATTTATGGCTCCGCAATAACGGCTCTACGCTGCTAAGCCAACTGATAAACGTCGTTGTGTTCAACTTGCTTGCATTCGCAGGCGTTTTTCCGTGGAATACGATTGGCGAAATATTAATCTTTGGCTACGGCATTTTCATCGTGACTTCGCTCATGGATACTCCGTTTGTGTATCTCGCTCGTCACATTTCTGAAAAACATCCGGAATTGCTGAAAGAGTAG
- the queF gene encoding preQ(1) synthase, whose product MRSEAELKGVTLLGNNKTQYKTTYSPEVLEKFPNKHPGNDYMVTFNCPEFTSLCPKTGQPDFAEIKINYIPDQYLVESKSLKLYMFSFRNHGDFHEDCVNIIMKDLVKLLDPKYIEVEGIFMPRGGISLYPFANYGKPGTEFEAIAKTRLFAAIDRRK is encoded by the coding sequence ATGCGTTCAGAAGCTGAACTCAAAGGTGTTACGCTCTTGGGCAACAATAAGACCCAGTACAAGACCACTTACAGCCCCGAAGTGCTCGAAAAGTTCCCGAACAAGCATCCGGGTAACGATTACATGGTCACGTTCAACTGCCCGGAATTCACGAGCCTTTGCCCGAAAACCGGCCAACCGGATTTTGCCGAAATCAAGATTAATTACATTCCTGACCAGTATTTGGTGGAATCCAAGTCCCTCAAGCTTTACATGTTCTCGTTCCGCAATCATGGCGATTTCCACGAAGACTGCGTGAACATCATCATGAAGGACTTGGTGAAGCTTTTGGACCCGAAGTACATCGAAGTCGAAGGCATCTTTATGCCGCGTGGTGGCATTTCTCTTTATCCGTTTGCAAACTATGGCAAGCCGGGTACCGAATTCGAAGCTATCGCCAAGACGCGCCTCTTCGCTGCTATCGATAGGAGAAAGTAA
- a CDS encoding LTA synthase family protein, whose protein sequence is MLVLFYALPDPLGLSVPEMFAGKTIWQIFMAYGAILVMSSIFTFLKSPRALAVFYVIYFFFAVADYEIFRFNHQRLSYSFIRTYFHPSNIADATTISTLGGDGIGTVLWIGLVFLILAAGVAFCVTYSMRQKRMTMAQVAIAQKPNKRIAVTMLSSGLTLSLIPLLLFIVGARGITNFPFQIDWRFTLGKWTLTAPVLHIAGLETFEFFRDGYSITDELIRDLDAFLPSDFAGARSDKNYPGYRNASQHEFKATRPYNIVFIFGESYKGRVLNQMLEGDTALAPNLWKMAHVGGLWFKNAFSGSYPTVRGTTSTYLGFPSHPNRDVPAFYASNHFKGFQEFLTNYHRAYVTVSNPVFDHTLPFVERFYGNNWRVIEDPKIPGTSDSLGMDLAIEMLKTMPSDSAWFLAANTIATHIPFYGYPDSYASKPEDAMVRFKNALRYTDEQMGRFFEALYARPDFDRTVVVILGDHDTPVDSIDYKVPQPLGVSAAQIFMGIFSADTNLFKGLEIREDVASQLDIGPTILDLAQVRAPNHFWGYDLLTEKRPAEQPSLFYTQNAYYLGFRDSVLTGGLESEEVYKGKNGNFELVSDSLSLYWKSRAVGASKLLRSLLRNDNMLPH, encoded by the coding sequence ATGCTCGTCCTGTTCTACGCTTTGCCCGATCCGCTTGGTCTTTCGGTGCCCGAAATGTTTGCTGGCAAGACTATTTGGCAAATTTTCATGGCGTATGGCGCAATTCTCGTGATGTCTTCCATCTTCACGTTCTTGAAGAGCCCGCGGGCGCTTGCGGTATTTTACGTTATTTACTTTTTCTTTGCTGTTGCGGACTACGAAATTTTCCGCTTCAACCATCAGCGCCTTTCGTATTCGTTTATTCGTACCTATTTCCATCCTTCGAATATTGCCGATGCAACAACGATATCGACGCTTGGTGGCGATGGCATTGGGACCGTGCTTTGGATTGGCCTTGTGTTTTTGATTTTGGCGGCTGGTGTAGCATTTTGCGTGACGTATTCCATGCGTCAAAAGCGCATGACTATGGCTCAAGTTGCAATTGCCCAAAAGCCGAACAAGAGGATTGCAGTCACGATGCTTTCCTCAGGTTTGACGCTTTCGCTTATTCCGTTGCTTTTGTTTATTGTGGGCGCTCGTGGCATTACGAATTTCCCATTTCAAATCGATTGGCGCTTTACGCTTGGAAAATGGACTTTGACAGCTCCTGTGTTGCACATTGCGGGGCTTGAAACATTTGAATTTTTCCGAGATGGCTATTCCATTACGGATGAACTTATCCGAGATTTGGATGCCTTTTTGCCTTCTGATTTTGCAGGGGCCCGCTCGGACAAAAATTATCCAGGTTATCGCAATGCTTCGCAGCACGAGTTTAAGGCGACAAGGCCGTACAACATCGTCTTTATTTTCGGAGAATCTTACAAGGGGCGCGTGCTGAACCAGATGCTCGAAGGCGACACCGCTCTCGCGCCGAACTTGTGGAAAATGGCGCATGTTGGCGGGCTTTGGTTCAAGAATGCGTTTAGCGGAAGCTATCCGACAGTCCGTGGCACAACTTCGACTTATCTTGGATTCCCTTCACACCCGAATCGCGATGTGCCTGCGTTCTATGCCTCGAATCACTTCAAGGGATTTCAGGAATTTTTGACAAATTATCATCGCGCGTACGTGACGGTTTCAAATCCGGTATTTGACCATACGTTACCTTTTGTGGAACGTTTTTATGGCAATAACTGGCGTGTGATTGAAGACCCGAAAATTCCGGGAACTTCAGACAGCTTAGGCATGGATTTGGCGATTGAAATGCTCAAGACGATGCCTTCCGATAGCGCTTGGTTCTTGGCGGCGAATACAATTGCAACGCATATTCCGTTCTACGGTTACCCGGATAGTTACGCCTCGAAGCCCGAAGATGCGATGGTGCGCTTTAAGAATGCGCTCCGCTATACGGACGAGCAAATGGGCCGTTTCTTTGAGGCGCTTTACGCCCGTCCTGATTTTGACCGCACGGTTGTCGTGATTCTTGGCGACCACGACACGCCTGTCGATTCCATAGATTATAAGGTTCCGCAGCCGCTTGGCGTTTCGGCTGCGCAGATTTTCATGGGGATTTTCTCTGCCGATACAAACCTCTTTAAAGGTCTTGAAATCCGCGAAGATGTGGCATCGCAGCTCGATATTGGCCCAACGATTCTTGATTTGGCGCAGGTCCGCGCTCCAAACCATTTCTGGGGTTACGACTTGCTCACCGAAAAACGCCCGGCGGAGCAACCTTCGCTATTCTATACGCAAAATGCTTACTATCTCGGTTTCCGCGATTCCGTGCTTACGGGCGGTCTCGAATCCGAAGAGGTGTACAAAGGCAAGAACGGCAATTTCGAGTTGGTCTCTGATTCGCTTTCGCTTTATTGGAAATCTCGTGCAGTTGGTGCGAGCAAGTTACTGCGTTCGCTTCTGCGTAACGACAACATGTTGCCCCATTAA